The Gammaproteobacteria bacterium region CGGCGCGGCGAATACTTGATCGCGGTTCCGATGGCGAATGCGAGCGCCACCAGAAACATCAGCTTGACGAGGCCCAGCCACATCACGTCGGGCGGTGGGTGATTATAGCTGAGATAAACGACAAAGGTCGCTACGACGTATATCAACGCCCTCAGCATGATGGAACGCAAGGTGCTGCTCAGTGACGACTCGACGAGCAGCAGCACGAATATGCCGGCTGAGGCAAACCCGAAGTCGCGTGGCACGTTGCTGATCAACAGGCTGGTGACTACCAGATAAACGGGAAGGCCAAATTCAATGAACCGCCGTGGTGTTGTCACCAGCAACTTCATGCGCAGGTACGAGATCGCGCCGCTTAAGGCTCCTTCCGTATTGTTGCGATGAACGACATAGCGATGCTGCTCCGCGTAAGAGAGGGAACCGAAGATCAGCACACAGGCCGCGACGTAAATGGTAAATAGCAGCCAGTCAGGCTGATAACGCAAGGAAATCCCGCTCACAACAAACAATGTCTGTAGGGAGTAAATGATGACGACGGATTCCTCGTGCACGAACCCTAAGTCCAGCAACCGGTGATGAAGGTGATTCTTGGTGGCCAGAAACCAGTTCATGCGCTGGCTCATGCGTTTGCACAGCACCATTAGAATGTCCGCGATGGGCAGGCCGAGCAGCAGCAGAACCACGGCCGGGCTTAGTGACGTGTGAATCTGCTGAGTCAGCAGCACGGCCAGAAAACCCAGCGTAAAGCCCAGAAACTGACTGCCCCCATCCCCCATGAACACGATCGCAGGATGCGTGTTGTAGCGCAGAAATCCGAATCCGCCGCCCATGGCCGCCAGTGCGATCAACAGGATCAGATCGCTGTCAGCCAGATAACCGAGGAACGCGAGTGCGCCCAGACTCAGCAAGGCCTCGCCGCCCGCCAGCCCATCCAGCCCATCCGAATGATTAATGGCGTTGATCATGCCCAGCAACGCGAAAATCGTAAACGGCATGCCGATTGCGGTGGGAATTGAATCCATGCCGAACAACGGCAGCTGCGTAACGTAAACGCCGCCGTAGGTAACGACCGGCACCACCGCGAGCAGCTGCCCGATGAATTTTGTGTAGTGCCCCAGCTCGTGCCGATCGTCCATGGAGCCGAAAGCAAGCAGAGCGATGACGCCAAAAACATAGGCCTGCAAGAGCGGCGTGAGCGGAACAAGAATGATGATCGGCAGCAACGCGCCGAGCACAATGCCCCAGCCGCCCACGCGCGGCACGGGTTTCGCGTGCACTTTACGCGGGTCGGGATAATCGATCATGCCCAGCCACGGTGCTAAGCGCATCATCACCGGGATGACGGCCAGGCTCACCGCAGTGGCTGTCACCATTGCGAACAGATAATTCATGACCGATTAAGCGACTCCCTGACGTGCCCGGTTAATCCGTCGCAGTGCGATCATACGCAGTCCGTGACGCAGGCGGTATGGTTAATTTGGTTGCGCCGCTCTATAACCTGGCGGATGAAAAACCGATGCGAACGCCGTTTAAGGCTCACGCGGCAGCGGGTGTTTTCCCTTCCCGGAACAGCGCGTCATAGGCCTCCAGAAGCCTCGGCGCCTCGTAGTGCCAGGAGAGTTCCTGTTCCACGCGATGGCGTCCTTGCGTACCCATTGCACGCCTGAGTCCCGAGTCGTCCAGCAATGCTAGAATTTTATCCGCGAAATCCAGGGCATCGTTTCTGGCCGCGTACAGGGAGGCGTCGCGGGCTGAGAAGCGGCCTTCAGTGAGATCGAACTGCACGATCGGCTTGCCCAGCGCCATGTACTCCATAATCTTGTTCATCGTCGATTTGTCGTTCATCTCGTTGGCCACGTCCGGATTCACGCAGACATCGGCGGTATTCAGCATCGCCAGCATTTCATCGTCCGGCACGCGGCCCGTAAACGTCACGTAATCAGCCAGACCCAACTGGCCCGCATAGGCCTTCATGTCCTCAAGCTCGGTACCGCCGCCCACGAGTCCGAATTGCACATCGTGACGGTCTTTCACAAATACAATGTAGCGCGCGGCCTGCAGCAGAAATTCAATGCCTTCCTGTTTACCCATCACGCCGACATAGCCCACCAGATACGCCCGTCCTTTTTTCAGCGCTTCCACCGCCGGACCTATCTTCAGCCGCTCGAGATTGGGCCCGCTGCGGACGATAAACACGTCTTCAGGCGCCATGCCGCCGCGCTCGATGGCGATACGGCGGTAAGACTCATTCGTGGCGATCGACACGTCGGCGGCCTTGAACGTCCATCGCTCAAGAGCCAGCATCAGCTTGTAAAACCAGTCGCGACGCCCGAATTTCGCCTCGTACAATTCCGGGTTGATGTCGTGATGATCGAACAAAAAACGCTTGCCCAGTAACTTGAAGAAGCCGCCGATTAGAAAAATGTTGTCCGGCGGATTACACGCATGAATGGCGTCGAAGCCACGGTTAATCAATATGCGCCAGGCCAGAAAAAACTGCCAGCACAACGCCGCGCCGTATTCCGCGACATAACCCGTCACGCCGCTACCCTCCAAGGGCAATGAGTGACGATAAATGTGAATATCGTCGATTACCTCGTGTCGCGCCTCGTAGCCTTTGCCTGTGGGGCAGATTACGGACACCTGGTATCCCGCGCCGGTCAGCGTTGTCGCCTCCTGCCAGACTCTGCGATCGAACGGCACCGGCAGGTTTTCGACGATGATGAGCACCCGTCTGGGCTTACCAGCAGATGCCGTCATATTTGCCTGCCTCGCTGCGGGCTGAAGAGATCCGAATCAAGTCCACAAGCACCTGCCCGGGTTTAAGTGACGCCGGGACCGACTCGAAGTCCTGGTCGCCGTTGCCGATGACAATCGTCCGCGCGTGCGCCAGCACCTCGTCGATGCTGCTCACCATCAGGTTGGAGATGTGTGGAATGTGATTGAGGATGTAGTCTCGATTAGCGCCTACCAGACGCGCCATATGAACGTTGCGGTCGTATACGCGCACGTCGTAGCCCTTGCCGATCAGCCTTTCGATTAGCTCGACCAGCGGGCTTTCGCGCAAGTCGTCCGTGCCCGCCTTGAAGCTGAATCCCAGGATTCCAACCTGCTTGTTCCCCTTATCGAGGATCATCTTCAGGCCCTTGTCGATCTGCCACTGATTACTGGGAAGAATGGCGTTGATAATCGGCACTTCGATGTCCAGGCTGCGCGCCTTGTAACTCAGCGCGCGGACATCTTTCGGCAGGCAGGATCCGCCGAAGGCAAAACCTGGTTTCAGGTAATAAGGCGATAAATTCAGCTTGGTGTCGCGGCAGAATATGTCCATAACCTTGTGGCCGTCGATATTCGCCGCCTTGCAGATATTTCCGATCTCATTGGCGAATCCGACTTTCAGCGCATGCCACACATTGTCGCTGTACTTGACCATTTCCGCGGTTTCGACGTCCGTGCGAATCAAAGGCGCATCCAGTTTCGCGTAGATGCTCGCCAGTTGGTCGCCGCTTTTCGCGCCGATTTCGCCTATTACGGTTTTGGGCGGATGATAAAAATCATGTACGGCCGTACCTTCGCGCAGGAACTCGGGGTTATTGCAAACCCCGAAATCCTTGCCCGCCTGTTTTCCCGAAGCTGCATCCAGAGTCGGGACAACCACGCTGGCCATACTCCCCGGCAACATGGTGCTGCGCGCGACGACCACATGAAACGCATCTTTATATTTAAGGGCGTTGCCGATCTGTTCGCACACCTGCCGGACGTACTTGAGATCCAGACTGCCGTTAAGCTGACTCGGCGTACCTACGCAGATCAGCGATACTTCGGAGGCATTAACGGCTGCCTCGACGTCGGACGTTGCCCATAATCTCTTCTCCCTGACCGCCGCCAAAATAATTTCGCCGATGTCTTTCTCGATTACCGGCGTCTGTCCGCGATTAATCAGATCGACCTTGGGCTGGTATGGATCAACGCCAATGACGGTGTGCCCCTCTTGCGCCAGACAGCCGGCCGACACCGCGCCGACATAACCGAGGCCGAAAATACTGATCTTCATACTCGTTCCCATTGTTTTGAATTCGCTGGATTATCGCTTACGACAGCCGGCTGTTGTTGCGCGCAGTCGATGACGGTTCGCAAGGTCGTTTCGCCGCTGATTTCCTTGAGCCAGACCAGGGTAGTCGTCGGCGTTTTAATGTCGTAGCGCCGGGATACCCAGCCCGCGGGACGTTCCACGTCACCGCTGAAGCGCAGCGCCGTCACGCCTGCGTCCGCATGTTTAATCGCGATGGTCACACCTGCGCTGGTTGCCGAGAATCCGTTCACGGTTTCCCGCACGGTGCAATGTTCCCCAAAATGCCACGGTCGTTCAATGATGTGCGCGCGCTTGCACATCAATGTGTCGTTGATTTCTATTCGTCGGCGTACCTTGTCCAGGCGGATTTCGCGTCGATGCACAACCGGGTCACGCAGGCGCGTATAACCGTCGTGCGAGCCGCGAAAAACATCCATCTCATCACCAGGAAGCCACGCCTCGCAATGTGCCTGCGCATGGCGTATCCACATAAAATTCCCGCCGGAAACGGATTGGTCGCCATTGTCCACACGCACGGTGTTATGCGCTGCCGTACCCCTGAAGTAATTGCGCCATCTTTCATTGGTATGATACGCATAGGTGCCCGGATCGATCAGAAATTCACGGCCGCTCACCGACAGCGTGATCGCGAGCGCGTCCGCGTGTCCGTGAGCGGCAATGGACTGATATCCCAATGGTCCCGCATCCACCACCAGACGAATTTCGTCTTCGGTGTCGAAATCCGTCCCGAGTATGTAATAGCCGCCTTCAGGGAACGCGCGGCGGACAGTTGCCTGTTCTGCGGGCGCACGTATGCCGTGATATGCGGCTGCTCGCTCGCCCAGCAGCCACTTGGTCTTGTCGTCCAGATGCCCCGCCTTTGCCTTGAAATCCTGGCGCTCAAATAGCACCGCGCCGGTTGCCAACTGTGATCTGAAAGGGCAAAAGTCCCGCTCCTGTGACAAACGTACCACGTAGCCGTCATCAGCGTCGCCGATCATCGGAACGTTACCCGCCACATCCATCAGCGACGCGATGTACTCCAGCATTTTCTCAATCCTGAGCCAGTAACGCTGAGGGAATTTGATATCGGCCGCTTCCCCTACCGACGCCCCGAGCAGCATAAAATCCAACACAAAGTGCTGGTAGGCAACAGCCTGTTCTCGATTGACGCCGTCGGTGCAGGTCTGACGCAACGCCTCCTGTACGAGTATGTCGTAACTTTGCCCGCGCCAGTTCAGCATGTCCTTACATAGCGGCCATACGCAGCCCGCCACGAACACACCCGTCATCTCTCCGATCAGATGGTTATTCGCGGACGAATAGAGCGAGCGATAGCCCGATACGAACTGCGCGTGCCGGTAGATGGACTCGAGCCAGCGATCTCTGAATGCGCCGCCAGGGGCGTCGGCGAAAAGACGGGATTCGACCCCGCCAACAAGTTGCCATACCGCGGCCCAGTTGATGAGGCGGATTCCCAGCTCCAGCGAGCTCGCCCAGTTGGGTCCGAGCAAGTGCGGACACTGGTCAAGCCAGGATTCAAGCTTCTCACGCAACGCGTGCAGGTATTTTTCAGAGACGGTCAATCGATATGCTTGCGCCAGGGTGACAAGCTCCAGATGCCGATTAGGCTCCCATAGATATTTGATATCGCCAATCAGGCGCGGGTCTCTGTAATCCAGCGTCTTGCCGAACGTTAGCGGCGCCTCAACATCCAGACGGACATCCTTGTTCCAGCGCGGTTTAGGCCCAAGCGCGGCGTCGTCCACGGCGAATACGGGAATCCGGCCCGCGGCGACTCGATCGGCAGCCTGCGAATAAAGTGCGGTGTCGACTTGAACCGGCGCAGTAAGCCAGTTCAAGCGGGCGGGCGTGACGTTGAATAGAGGAACTTCGGTTTTTACGCTCGTGCGCTTCGCCTGAGCGTGACCCACCACCGTTTGCCGCACTCTGTAGCTTATCTCGCCAAGCGACATCTGTTTCAGACGGTTCAGGTACCAGTCAACCGTTTGCATAGCAAATTATAGGCAAGTCGTGGCTACGCGCTTTTACAACGCGCCGCGCATACAAATGTGGACGAGTTAATAATCACAGCCAGCACGTCCCCGGACATTCCTGTTATTGATTTTTGTCTCACGCTGAGCTGGTTTCCCTGGCAGTGCCCGACCGCAACATTCGTGTGGGCGCAATCTTACACCAAGCCAATGCTCACCCAAAGTCGAGCGACGGGCCTGAGCGAGCTCAGCCGCATCCGAGCGGCTGCCTGAATAACGTCGGTATCTAGACCCTCAATCTTGCCTGGCGCCAATCATTACGGCCCAGCACACAAATTTCATCTGCCTGAGCAAAACAGCCAATGTCGACAGAGGCCTGATATATGTAGTGCGCCACCATCGACGTTAGCATTGGCTACTTTAATTTAATAAAACAGACGAGTTACCTGCTGTATGATATTGATTATGAGAAAGTTATATATGTTGAATTGATCAGATTATCCTCCTTTTCCGCATATCTCTGCAGCCGGCCACAACCCCCATCAACGGTTGTTTTTTGAACGGGAACG contains the following coding sequences:
- a CDS encoding alginate lyase family protein, whose amino-acid sequence is MQTVDWYLNRLKQMSLGEISYRVRQTVVGHAQAKRTSVKTEVPLFNVTPARLNWLTAPVQVDTALYSQAADRVAAGRIPVFAVDDAALGPKPRWNKDVRLDVEAPLTFGKTLDYRDPRLIGDIKYLWEPNRHLELVTLAQAYRLTVSEKYLHALREKLESWLDQCPHLLGPNWASSLELGIRLINWAAVWQLVGGVESRLFADAPGGAFRDRWLESIYRHAQFVSGYRSLYSSANNHLIGEMTGVFVAGCVWPLCKDMLNWRGQSYDILVQEALRQTCTDGVNREQAVAYQHFVLDFMLLGASVGEAADIKFPQRYWLRIEKMLEYIASLMDVAGNVPMIGDADDGYVVRLSQERDFCPFRSQLATGAVLFERQDFKAKAGHLDDKTKWLLGERAAAYHGIRAPAEQATVRRAFPEGGYYILGTDFDTEDEIRLVVDAGPLGYQSIAAHGHADALAITLSVSGREFLIDPGTYAYHTNERWRNYFRGTAAHNTVRVDNGDQSVSGGNFMWIRHAQAHCEAWLPGDEMDVFRGSHDGYTRLRDPVVHRREIRLDKVRRRIEINDTLMCKRAHIIERPWHFGEHCTVRETVNGFSATSAGVTIAIKHADAGVTALRFSGDVERPAGWVSRRYDIKTPTTTLVWLKEISGETTLRTVIDCAQQQPAVVSDNPANSKQWERV
- a CDS encoding UDP-glucose/GDP-mannose dehydrogenase family protein; its protein translation is MKISIFGLGYVGAVSAGCLAQEGHTVIGVDPYQPKVDLINRGQTPVIEKDIGEIILAAVREKRLWATSDVEAAVNASEVSLICVGTPSQLNGSLDLKYVRQVCEQIGNALKYKDAFHVVVARSTMLPGSMASVVVPTLDAASGKQAGKDFGVCNNPEFLREGTAVHDFYHPPKTVIGEIGAKSGDQLASIYAKLDAPLIRTDVETAEMVKYSDNVWHALKVGFANEIGNICKAANIDGHKVMDIFCRDTKLNLSPYYLKPGFAFGGSCLPKDVRALSYKARSLDIEVPIINAILPSNQWQIDKGLKMILDKGNKQVGILGFSFKAGTDDLRESPLVELIERLIGKGYDVRVYDRNVHMARLVGANRDYILNHIPHISNLMVSSIDEVLAHARTIVIGNGDQDFESVPASLKPGQVLVDLIRISSARSEAGKYDGICW
- a CDS encoding undecaprenyl/decaprenyl-phosphate alpha-N-acetylglucosaminyl 1-phosphate transferase, which codes for MVTATAVSLAVIPVMMRLAPWLGMIDYPDPRKVHAKPVPRVGGWGIVLGALLPIIILVPLTPLLQAYVFGVIALLAFGSMDDRHELGHYTKFIGQLLAVVPVVTYGGVYVTQLPLFGMDSIPTAIGMPFTIFALLGMINAINHSDGLDGLAGGEALLSLGALAFLGYLADSDLILLIALAAMGGGFGFLRYNTHPAIVFMGDGGSQFLGFTLGFLAVLLTQQIHTSLSPAVVLLLLGLPIADILMVLCKRMSQRMNWFLATKNHLHHRLLDLGFVHEESVVIIYSLQTLFVVSGISLRYQPDWLLFTIYVAACVLIFGSLSYAEQHRYVVHRNNTEGALSGAISYLRMKLLVTTPRRFIEFGLPVYLVVTSLLISNVPRDFGFASAGIFVLLLVESSLSSTLRSIMLRALIYVVATFVVYLSYNHPPPDVMWLGLVKLMFLVALAFAIGTAIKYSPRRRQFEFTTTAMDYLMVLIVVTSLVVSQTQQVERQISLFVFEVIILLYACELQIIEKRERWNLLTLSSLATTGVLAVRGLF
- a CDS encoding glycosyltransferase family 4 protein; the protein is MTASAGKPRRVLIIVENLPVPFDRRVWQEATTLTGAGYQVSVICPTGKGYEARHEVIDDIHIYRHSLPLEGSGVTGYVAEYGAALCWQFFLAWRILINRGFDAIHACNPPDNIFLIGGFFKLLGKRFLFDHHDINPELYEAKFGRRDWFYKLMLALERWTFKAADVSIATNESYRRIAIERGGMAPEDVFIVRSGPNLERLKIGPAVEALKKGRAYLVGYVGVMGKQEGIEFLLQAARYIVFVKDRHDVQFGLVGGGTELEDMKAYAGQLGLADYVTFTGRVPDDEMLAMLNTADVCVNPDVANEMNDKSTMNKIMEYMALGKPIVQFDLTEGRFSARDASLYAARNDALDFADKILALLDDSGLRRAMGTQGRHRVEQELSWHYEAPRLLEAYDALFREGKTPAAA